From a region of the Campylobacter showae genome:
- the trmB gene encoding tRNA (guanosine(46)-N7)-methyltransferase TrmB, translated as MPNFIAKNVNFTPKDCGEISFLWEARGRQGVSLVYTKSSSEEFFITLKKREGGWVVKGEKLTKPAKIGLLQNALVKFKELYCDQILSEAIAVKNTRLTQKDSAIFSVGELLENLNQSEFESKFIEIGFGSGRHLLFQAENNPNTLVVGIEVYKPSLEQVAKLAKAKNLNNVMLVNCDARLLLSLVESNLIDKIFLHFPVPWDDAPHRRVASAKFALECERTLKVGGKFELRTDSREYADFTLAQILNLSDADVQIYKNRDLKVSSKYEDRWKRHQKDIYDVIFTCEKQSEPRADLGELKFESGYDASKVAAKFSNQTIKEDDFFLHLEEKYEKDGEILIRAAFGSFNAPEHCYILLGEKGAEYFIKKPLVTAENLKAHLALKEYLADAKNN; from the coding sequence ATGCCCAATTTTATAGCTAAAAACGTAAATTTTACGCCAAAAGATTGCGGCGAGATAAGCTTTTTGTGGGAGGCTCGCGGCAGGCAGGGCGTTAGCCTCGTTTATACAAAAAGCTCTAGCGAGGAGTTTTTTATCACGCTAAAAAAGCGCGAAGGGGGCTGGGTCGTAAAGGGCGAAAAGCTAACGAAGCCTGCCAAAATAGGGCTTTTGCAAAATGCTTTGGTTAAATTTAAAGAGCTTTACTGCGATCAAATTTTAAGCGAAGCCATCGCTGTAAAAAACACGCGCCTCACGCAAAAAGACTCGGCGATCTTTAGCGTGGGCGAGTTGCTTGAGAATTTAAATCAGAGCGAATTTGAGAGCAAATTTATCGAGATCGGATTTGGTTCGGGCAGGCACTTGCTATTTCAGGCGGAAAATAATCCAAATACGCTAGTCGTCGGTATCGAGGTCTACAAGCCCTCGCTCGAGCAGGTCGCAAAGCTGGCTAAAGCCAAAAACCTAAACAACGTCATGCTTGTAAACTGCGACGCGAGACTGCTTTTGTCGCTTGTGGAGTCAAATTTGATAGATAAGATTTTCTTGCATTTTCCCGTACCTTGGGACGACGCTCCTCATAGGCGCGTAGCCTCGGCTAAATTTGCCCTGGAGTGCGAGCGAACGCTAAAAGTAGGCGGCAAATTTGAGCTGCGAACCGATAGCCGCGAGTATGCGGACTTTACTTTGGCGCAAATTTTAAATTTGAGCGATGCCGACGTGCAAATTTACAAAAACCGCGACCTAAAAGTGAGCAGCAAATATGAAGACCGCTGGAAAAGGCACCAAAAAGATATTTACGACGTTATCTTTACCTGCGAAAAGCAAAGCGAACCAAGAGCCGATCTGGGCGAGCTAAAATTTGAAAGCGGCTACGACGCGAGCAAGGTCGCGGCTAAATTTAGTAACCAAACGATAAAAGAGGATGATTTTTTCTTGCACTTGGAGGAAAAATACGAAAAAGACGGCGAAATTTTGATTCGCGCCGCGTTTGGCTCATTTAACGCGCCCGAGCACTGCTATATTTTGCTCGGCGAAAAGGGCGCGGAATATTTTATAAAAAAGCCGCTCGTTACGGCTGAAAATTTAAAGGCGCATCTTGCGTTGAAGGAGTATTTGGCGGATGCAAAAAATAATTAG
- a CDS encoding fibronectin type III domain-containing protein, with amino-acid sequence MKRLILWGLASSLAIVMSGCVSSSGPAQVNPNLPTVQSLKTISDMTEVGFEWTPTPTSNVAGYYLYRSNPNENNGKMKVVAVIKDRFASHYVDANLAPETTYSYEMRTYNESKQISGPGMIVSATTKPLMDSVPFVRALTNLPERVKLIWRPHPDLRTASYVVEKADINKENWRQIAEVKGRLNAEYIDDDVKSGRSYKYRVFVKTTSGTISKPSEIVDSTTKQLPSEVVNAQATQNVPKKIILTWDSVASDDFGYYKIYSVSSKFMPYTYLVKTTSNSYEDLINENGATRYYKITIVDKDGLESKKPSEPIIGMTLGAIDAPVVSSIVADSTAVKLTWNASDKARSFTVIRDGGGSEQKFTNITGNEFVDNSVTYGQKYSYKVIAVDEYGISSDASAKAEIAVE; translated from the coding sequence ATGAAAAGATTGATTTTATGGGGCTTAGCGAGCTCTTTGGCCATTGTGATGAGTGGATGCGTATCCTCTAGCGGGCCTGCGCAAGTAAATCCAAATTTGCCGACCGTCCAGAGCCTAAAAACCATCAGCGATATGACCGAAGTGGGCTTTGAGTGGACGCCGACTCCGACCTCAAACGTCGCAGGCTACTATCTATACCGCTCAAATCCAAATGAAAATAACGGCAAAATGAAAGTCGTAGCCGTTATAAAAGACCGCTTTGCCAGCCACTACGTGGACGCAAATTTAGCCCCCGAGACGACCTACTCGTACGAAATGAGAACATATAACGAGAGCAAGCAAATCTCGGGCCCGGGCATGATCGTTAGCGCCACGACCAAGCCTCTTATGGACTCCGTACCTTTCGTTAGAGCACTTACGAATTTACCTGAGCGCGTGAAGCTCATCTGGAGACCGCATCCGGATCTTCGCACGGCGTCTTACGTCGTCGAAAAGGCCGATATAAATAAAGAAAACTGGAGGCAAATCGCCGAGGTAAAAGGCAGACTAAACGCCGAGTATATCGATGACGACGTGAAGTCGGGCAGAAGCTACAAGTATAGAGTTTTCGTAAAAACGACTAGCGGCACGATCTCAAAACCTAGCGAGATCGTAGACTCTACGACGAAGCAGCTGCCAAGCGAGGTCGTAAATGCCCAAGCTACTCAAAACGTGCCTAAAAAGATTATTTTGACGTGGGATAGCGTGGCTAGCGACGACTTTGGCTACTATAAAATTTACAGCGTGTCAAGCAAATTTATGCCCTACACTTACCTCGTCAAAACAACGTCTAATAGCTACGAGGATCTCATAAACGAAAACGGCGCGACCAGATACTATAAAATCACCATCGTCGATAAAGACGGCCTAGAGTCTAAAAAGCCTAGCGAGCCTATCATCGGCATGACGTTAGGAGCTATCGACGCGCCGGTCGTATCCTCTATCGTAGCCGACAGCACGGCGGTTAAGCTCACGTGGAACGCCTCTGATAAGGCTAGAAGCTTTACCGTTATAAGAGACGGCGGCGGCAGCGAGCAAAAATTTACAAATATAACGGGCAACGAATTTGTCGATAATAGCGTAACATACGGGCAAAAATACAGCTATAAAGTGATCGCCGTAGATGAATACGGCATAAGCTCCGACGCTTCTGCTAAAGCAGAGATAGCCGTCGAATAA
- a CDS encoding RluA family pseudouridine synthase, translating into MTEKEIKILEDAQARADAFLAAELNVARNQALNLIKSGLVSLNGKPLTKPSAKLNLGDVLRIKFEQSEPDRAKFEAEFEVPIIYEDEDLLVLNKPANLVVHPAPSVKEPTLVDWLGAKGFLLSNLSGQSRAGIVHRLDKGTSGAIVVAKNNAAHAALSNQLSDKSMGRIYLALTDLPLKQNCTVERAIGRNPINRLKKAIVSSGRAAKSAFANLLFSEFDGSAQSKNAGVNLIAAKLFTGRTHQIRVHLASLNRHILGDALYGFKSEKDKIGRVMLHAYGLYFTHPRTGGQMSFVAPVWDDFSEILLSKFSKENIDEKIDFMGLSELFGHCDEWMRIL; encoded by the coding sequence ATGACGGAAAAAGAGATCAAAATTTTAGAGGATGCGCAGGCGAGGGCGGACGCGTTTTTGGCGGCCGAGCTAAACGTCGCTAGAAACCAAGCGCTAAATTTGATAAAAAGCGGGCTGGTTAGCCTAAACGGCAAGCCGCTAACTAAGCCCTCCGCAAAGCTAAATTTAGGCGACGTTTTGAGGATAAAATTTGAGCAAAGCGAGCCTGATAGGGCTAAATTTGAAGCGGAATTTGAAGTGCCGATCATTTACGAGGACGAGGATTTGCTCGTGCTAAATAAACCGGCAAATTTAGTCGTCCATCCAGCTCCCAGCGTCAAGGAGCCTACGCTTGTGGACTGGCTCGGGGCGAAGGGGTTTTTGCTATCAAATTTAAGCGGACAAAGCAGGGCGGGCATCGTTCACAGGCTAGATAAAGGCACTAGCGGAGCTATCGTCGTAGCCAAAAATAACGCCGCTCACGCCGCGCTTTCAAATCAGCTAAGCGATAAAAGCATGGGGCGCATTTATCTAGCGCTAACCGATCTGCCGCTCAAGCAAAACTGCACCGTAGAGCGAGCTATTGGACGAAATCCGATTAACCGTCTAAAAAAGGCGATAGTTTCAAGCGGCCGCGCGGCAAAGAGCGCCTTTGCGAATTTGCTTTTTAGCGAATTTGACGGCTCGGCGCAGAGCAAAAATGCGGGCGTAAATTTGATCGCGGCAAAGCTTTTTACGGGTAGAACTCATCAGATAAGAGTGCATCTAGCTAGCCTAAACCGCCATATTTTGGGCGATGCTTTATACGGTTTTAAGAGCGAAAAGGATAAAATCGGCCGAGTAATGCTTCACGCCTACGGGCTGTATTTCACGCATCCGCGCACGGGCGGGCAAATGAGCTTCGTTGCGCCCGTCTGGGATGATTTTAGTGAAATTTTACTTAGTAAATTTAGTAAGGAGAATATAGATGAAAAGATTGATTTTATGGGGCTTAGCGAGCTCTTTGGCCATTGTGATGAGTGGATGCGTATCCTCTAG
- a CDS encoding FtsW/RodA/SpoVE family cell cycle protein, translating to MIRLDRRILTHFDFVQPFLILPIIILSYILVSEANSILAGKQLVYFGVGLAAFLFFFLLPIRKIAWLIPLFYWICVVLLICVDLFGASKLGAKRWLEFPFIHFTLQPSEIMKPALLLMLGYLIKQHPPGEEGYGLKDFGRLSLYILLPFVLILKEPDLGTALILLIVGYAVLFIIGVNKKIWFAIFAGVLLAAPLIYENLHDYQKKRITDFLSEESNYHVRQSIIAIGSGGLKGKPKDEATQTHFKFLPISTSDFIFAYTIERYGFYGGLALLSFYGALIAHLLSLNYGLKDDYFTQTMTSGIGILLFIYVSVNIMMTIGFAPVVGIPLPFYSYGGSSFVTFMCLFGILQNLLAFRFDPTYRLVKFKI from the coding sequence TTGATAAGACTCGATAGGCGAATTTTAACCCATTTTGACTTCGTTCAGCCGTTTTTGATACTTCCTATTATTATTTTATCATACATTTTGGTTTCTGAGGCAAATTCTATCCTAGCCGGCAAGCAGCTTGTATATTTCGGCGTGGGGCTGGCGGCGTTTTTATTTTTCTTTTTGCTCCCCATTCGCAAGATCGCCTGGCTCATACCGCTATTTTACTGGATTTGCGTCGTGTTGCTTATTTGCGTCGATCTTTTTGGCGCAAGCAAACTGGGCGCAAAAAGATGGCTTGAGTTTCCTTTTATCCACTTTACGCTTCAGCCATCAGAGATCATGAAACCGGCGCTTCTTTTGATGCTAGGCTACCTCATAAAACAGCACCCGCCCGGCGAAGAGGGATACGGGCTTAAAGATTTTGGACGGCTTAGCCTTTATATCCTTTTGCCTTTCGTACTGATTTTAAAAGAGCCTGATTTAGGCACCGCTTTGATACTACTCATCGTGGGCTACGCCGTGCTTTTTATCATCGGGGTAAATAAAAAAATCTGGTTTGCGATATTTGCGGGGGTTTTGCTCGCCGCCCCCTTGATTTACGAAAATTTGCACGATTATCAAAAAAAGCGCATTACCGATTTTTTAAGCGAGGAGTCTAACTACCACGTACGCCAAAGCATCATCGCTATCGGCAGCGGCGGACTAAAGGGCAAACCAAAAGACGAAGCTACGCAGACGCATTTTAAATTTTTGCCCATTTCCACTAGCGATTTTATTTTCGCATACACGATCGAGCGATACGGATTTTACGGCGGGCTTGCGCTACTTAGCTTTTACGGCGCGCTGATAGCTCATCTACTCAGCCTAAACTACGGGCTAAAAGATGATTATTTCACCCAGACCATGACGTCTGGGATCGGGATACTCTTGTTTATCTACGTTAGCGTAAATATCATGATGACGATAGGATTTGCGCCGGTGGTGGGTATCCCGCTGCCGTTTTACAGCTACGGCGGCAGTAGCTTCGTTACTTTTATGTGCCTTTTTGGGATTTTGCAAAATTTGCTCGCGTTTAGGTTTGATCCGACATATAGGTTGGTTAAATTTAAAATTTAA
- a CDS encoding SseB family protein translates to MNENLNDFIDAFLLDGGEQSEKALIAALKKAEFLAPVLINQALAKPDGSAVYEEEGSNIKFVLLEDEESGLSYFPAFSSRGEMMRWRNDAEQEAINLHLKDYAAMLESAEGKYAGVVIDAFSHSLILDLAKLKAICTE, encoded by the coding sequence ATGAACGAAAATTTAAACGATTTCATAGACGCGTTTTTACTAGACGGCGGCGAGCAGAGCGAAAAGGCACTAATCGCGGCGCTAAAAAAGGCCGAGTTTTTGGCTCCCGTACTCATAAACCAAGCCCTAGCAAAGCCCGACGGCAGCGCGGTTTATGAAGAAGAGGGCTCAAATATCAAATTTGTCTTACTAGAAGACGAGGAGAGCGGACTTAGCTATTTCCCGGCGTTTTCTAGCAGGGGCGAGATGATGAGATGGCGAAACGATGCCGAGCAGGAGGCGATAAATCTGCACCTAAAAGACTACGCCGCTATGCTAGAAAGCGCTGAGGGCAAATATGCAGGAGTCGTGATAGACGCGTTTTCGCATAGTTTGATTTTAGATCTTGCAAAGCTCAAAGCAATCTGCACGGAGTAA
- a CDS encoding CbrC family protein, with product MDKLRQRYIALQKAFWDSDGGAASVLALYDFKDELEKFDETEAKLVLVDVYELLGLKKSACELLGKICDAKDRKQLKKLGYLKQYAKNGNAGAIKPPKTASETARQSKKLKALPHFRYHPDPFKTGVFKEGVSVVCECCGQATDAYYCGSVYSVEDVNYLCPHCIASGAAAAKFDASFIQDADPLPPSTSDAQAKTEEPFKRTPGYFSWQGEHRLACCDDYCEFLGDIGTKELQEMGIAEDVFADYALRGEFAVEDVQSYLIAGGDMAGYLFRCARCGKYKIYVDAS from the coding sequence ATGGATAAGCTTAGACAAAGATATATCGCGCTTCAAAAGGCGTTTTGGGATTCTGACGGCGGAGCGGCGAGCGTTTTGGCACTGTATGACTTCAAAGACGAGCTCGAAAAATTCGATGAAACAGAGGCAAAGCTTGTGCTCGTGGACGTTTACGAGCTGCTAGGACTTAAAAAGAGCGCCTGCGAACTGCTCGGTAAAATTTGCGATGCGAAGGACAGAAAGCAACTCAAAAAGCTCGGCTATCTGAAGCAGTATGCAAAAAACGGCAATGCGGGCGCGATAAAGCCTCCTAAAACAGCTAGCGAGACGGCGCGCCAAAGCAAAAAGCTAAAGGCATTGCCTCATTTTCGCTACCACCCGGATCCTTTTAAAACGGGGGTGTTTAAAGAGGGTGTAAGCGTGGTTTGCGAGTGCTGCGGGCAGGCGACTGACGCGTATTATTGCGGTAGTGTTTACAGCGTGGAGGACGTAAACTACCTCTGCCCGCACTGCATCGCTAGCGGTGCGGCTGCAGCGAAATTTGACGCCAGTTTTATCCAGGACGCAGATCCTCTGCCGCCTAGCACTTCGGACGCACAGGCTAAAACCGAGGAGCCATTTAAAAGGACGCCCGGATATTTTAGCTGGCAGGGAGAGCACCGGCTTGCTTGCTGCGACGACTACTGCGAGTTTTTAGGCGACATAGGCACGAAGGAGCTGCAGGAGATGGGCATAGCGGAAGATGTGTTTGCAGACTACGCCTTGCGCGGGGAATTTGCGGTAGAGGACGTGCAGAGTTACCTCATCGCGGGCGGCGACATGGCGGGCTATCTGTTTCGTTGCGCCCGCTGCGGCAAGTATAAAATTTATGTCGATGCAAGCTAA
- a CDS encoding DUF2130 domain-containing protein — MQSSVKCGNCGAEVDVNLALKTELELEMKQKMAAARRDFDKEIEIKRAEYKAHLDALNAKEKEFDAKFAAALNAKKTELENEIKAKLEGENLNIVNALKTELEAKSKQINELNLKTLEIEKLKREKSEFESALMAKTEAELSKRLNEEKERLGKALAEQNELKFKQKDEQLEALKKQLNEAQRRIEQGSEQLQGETQELAIEAWLREKFVFDVIDEVKKGANGADVMQIVNTREAQNCGKIYYESKRTKNFSNEWIEKFKADMRASGADVGVLVSEARPKELERMGLVDGVWVCNYEEFKALCFVLRQGVVELNFARNSAQNRSNKMEMLYSYLVSNEFKMRIEAIVEGFSAMSEELEREKNAMKRIWKSREKQIEKVRDNAIEMFGSIKGIAGNAIGEIKTLELGFDAGDFDSP, encoded by the coding sequence ATGCAAAGTAGCGTAAAATGCGGTAACTGCGGCGCCGAAGTCGATGTAAATTTGGCTCTAAAAACCGAGCTTGAGCTTGAAATGAAGCAAAAAATGGCGGCGGCTAGGCGAGATTTTGACAAAGAGATCGAGATTAAGAGGGCCGAATACAAGGCGCATTTAGACGCTTTAAACGCGAAGGAAAAAGAATTCGACGCCAAATTTGCCGCAGCCCTAAACGCTAAAAAAACCGAGCTTGAAAATGAAATAAAAGCAAAACTCGAGGGTGAAAATTTAAACATAGTAAACGCCCTAAAAACCGAGCTTGAAGCTAAGTCAAAGCAGATAAACGAGCTAAATTTAAAGACGCTTGAGATAGAAAAGCTAAAACGCGAAAAGAGCGAGTTTGAAAGCGCGCTGATGGCTAAAACCGAGGCTGAGCTAAGCAAGCGCCTAAACGAGGAAAAAGAGCGGCTAGGCAAGGCTTTGGCAGAGCAAAACGAGCTAAAATTTAAGCAAAAAGACGAGCAGCTAGAAGCGCTAAAAAAGCAGCTAAACGAGGCGCAAAGGCGCATAGAGCAGGGCAGCGAGCAGCTACAAGGCGAGACGCAAGAGCTAGCTATCGAGGCGTGGCTGCGGGAGAAGTTCGTATTTGACGTCATAGACGAGGTTAAAAAGGGGGCAAACGGCGCAGACGTGATGCAGATCGTAAATACCCGCGAGGCGCAAAACTGCGGCAAAATCTACTACGAAAGCAAACGCACGAAAAATTTCTCAAACGAATGGATAGAAAAATTTAAGGCCGATATGCGCGCATCGGGCGCCGACGTCGGAGTGCTAGTTAGCGAGGCGCGGCCAAAGGAGCTAGAGCGCATGGGGCTGGTTGACGGCGTATGGGTGTGCAACTATGAGGAGTTTAAGGCGCTTTGTTTCGTGCTAAGGCAGGGCGTCGTGGAGCTAAATTTTGCTAGGAACTCCGCGCAAAACCGCTCAAACAAGATGGAGATGCTCTACTCGTATCTCGTCAGCAACGAGTTTAAGATGCGCATTGAGGCTATCGTGGAGGGCTTTTCTGCGATGAGCGAGGAGCTGGAGCGCGAGAAAAACGCGATGAAACGCATCTGGAAGAGCCGCGAAAAACAGATCGAAAAGGTGCGCGACAACGCGATCGAGATGTTTGGCTCGATAAAGGGGATCGCTGGAAATGCGATAGGGGAGATAAAAACGCTGGAGCTTGGGTTTGATGCGGGTGATTTTGATTCCCCGTAA